In Marasmius oreades isolate 03SP1 chromosome 3, whole genome shotgun sequence, a single window of DNA contains:
- a CDS encoding uncharacterized protein (CAZy:GH128) — translation MTVPASVRLGGPAVSARPTGQQWLKDFFAACNGGCRVDFLPIHWYGEGTANFDQYVQVMHNMFNKPIWVTEFAPTSGDALAFMRDTLTFLDSIPMSNDMPGLLMLQLPQLVRSTYPPVLIQNLNHSLFVGLLDGNNNINNLGNIYINGA, via the exons ATGACGGTCCCCGCAAGCGTCAGACTTGGAGGGCCCGCTGTTTCTGCTAGACCCACTGGTCAACAGTGGTTGAAGGACTTTTTCGCGGCTTGCAACGGTGGATGCCGTGTTGATTTCCTTCCCATTCATTG GTACGGAGAGGGCACCGCCAACTTTGACCAATACGTTCAAGTCATGCACAACATGTTCAACAAGCCTATTTGGGTTACCGAGTTTGCACCTACCAGTGGTGACGCTTTAG CTTTCATGAGAGACACCCTCACATTCCTCGACAGCATTCCTATGTCGAACGATATGCCTGGTTTGCTTATGCT TCAACTCCCGCAATTGGTAAGATCGACTTATCCACCCGTGCTGATACAGAATCTAAATCATTCACTTTTTGTAGGCTTGTTGGATGGTAATAACAACATCAACAACTTGGGGAACATCTACATTAATGGCGCTTAA
- a CDS encoding uncharacterized protein (CAZy:GH128) yields the protein MVMVSSTLLLLLPLAVTAANPKRGIAYPQEVKAPLNKIPATSQISWEYNWGKPAPAGLPAGIQHVPMQWDERDIANLPSQIGSARVLLGFNEPERGDQAAISPGDAANLWKTQIMKVPASVRLGGPAVSAGPTGQQWLRDFFAACNGGCRVDFLPIHWYGEGAANFNKYVSDMHTMFNKPIWVTEFAPTGGDAVAFMRDTLKFLDSTSYVERYAWFAYAPTPVRGLNTGLLDGNNNINNLGNIYIKGA from the exons ATGGTCATGGTCAGCTCcaccctcctccttctcctccctcTCGCCGTTACAGCAGCGAATCCTAAGCGAGGCATTGCTTACCCTCAAGAAGTCAAGGCACCGCTCAACAAGATACCTGCTACAAGCCAGATTTCTTGGGAGTATAACTGGGGTAAGCCAGCTCCTGCTGGTCTACCTGCCGGTATTCAGCATGTTCCCATGCAATGGGACGAAAGGGATATTGCCAACCTTCCGAGCCAGATAGGTAGTGCTCGAGTTTTACTT GGATTCAATGAGCCCGAGCGTGGAGACCAAGCTGCCATCTCTCCCGGAGATGCTGCCAACTTGTGGAAGACGCAGATTATGAAGGTCCCCGCAAGCGTCAGACTTGGAGGGCCCGCTGTTTCTGCTGGACCCACTGGTCAACAATGGTTGAGGGACTTTTTCGCCGCCTGCAACGGTGGATGCCGTGTTGATTTCCTTCCCATTCATTG GTACGGAGAGGGCGCCGCCAACTTTAACAAATACGTATCAGACATGCATACCATGTTCAACAAGCCTATTTGGGTCACCGAGTTTGCACCTACCGGTGGTGACGCTGTCG CTTTCATGAGAGACACTCTCAAATTCCTCGACAGCACTTCCTATGTTGAACGATATGCCTGGTTCGCTTATGCT CCAACTCCCGTACGAGGTTTGAACACTG GCTTGTTGGATGGCAATAACAACATCAACAACTTGGGTAACATCTACATCAAAGGCGCTTAA